GCGGACAGCTGCGGAGACAGACCTCCGTCGCAGGCCATGAGCCGCCCGTCAGAAATCCATATTTGCGATGACCAGAGGCGCAACGCTTCACGAAGCACTTTCTTAAATTTCATGGGTTCGCTGAAGGTGCAGGGCTCACGCAAGATCGACAGCACCAGGTCGCACACCATCTCTGACGCCTGCAACCTGGCACGATGCACTCTCACTGGGCACCAGATTGCGCCCGATGGTATGCGACCAGCGCGTTCGCATGTCCATGACCGATGCCATGCTCGAGCTTGAGATACGCGACCTGCTCCATATGTTTCTTGTCGTGCAGGCCTTCGAGAATCTTGATCCAGTGCGTGACCGGCTGGCCGTAGGTTTTCTCGATGGAGGGAAAGTAGGAGGCCGGGCCTTTGATCTTCGGTTCAGTTGTCATGTGCAGCTCCAAGGGTTGGGTGAAGAGTCATGCGCAAAGCATCACCGAAGCCCGGCCACTTTTCCATCAGGATTGCGCCGCATGCAACAGATACGGCAGCGCCGCCACTGTGTCTTCCTGCGCCTGTCTTCGGCGGTCAGCCTGCAGGCATCGAAGATACCCGTCGGGGCACCGGCTCACGCCGCCCTCCAGCCTTGCAGCATCAAATCCAGCGCCTGCAAAGCCTCGTTCAGGCGCTCGGGTGGAGCGCCCTCCTCGGCAATCCAGAAAGCCGCTTCGATCAGGCAGCCGTTGAGCAACCTTGCCAGCGCCGCTGCACTGGCGTTCACGATGACGCCCTGATCAATGAGCTGCTGCAAAAAACCGGCGATAAAAGCAATGCATTGCTGGTGCTGCTGCCCCTGGTCGGTACCGGTGAGCACAGAGCGTGCATCCTGCAACACAATGCGGCGAATCTCAGCCTCCTGCGCCATGCTCAGATAGGCGCGGCAATAGGCCAGAAAACCCTCCCATGGATCGGCATGGCCTCGCAGCACAAGCTCCAGCCGCTGGTCCATTTCTTCATCCATCTGCGCCACCACGGCAGCCAGCAGACCGGGCTTGCTACCAAAGTGGTGATAGAGCGCGCCGCGCGTCAAACCGGCCTGCGCGGTCAACTCGTCCATGGCTGCCTGGGCATAGCCATGCTGGGCGAAAGCGCTGCGCGCCGCGCTGATCAGCTTGGCCCGCGTGGCTTCGATCATGCTGGCACGACTCTGGCGAACTTGGGTCACTGCGAACTCCCGGCAATATTCACATACAAAGCGTATGCCAATCATACGCGCTACATCCCAAACTCCTAGAATGTCATTCGCATACACAATGTATGCGAATGAATCTATTCAAGGGTTTCCATGTTGAATGCTTACCGCAAGCTGTTTACAGCGCCGGGCAGCACAGGCTTTGTGCTGGCCGGGCTGCTGGCGCGACTGCCGCTGTCGATGACGGGGATTGGCTTGATCACCATGCTGTCGCAGCAGCGCGGCGCCTACACGCTGGCAGGCATGGTGTCGGCCTGTTTCGCGCTGTCGATTGCCGTTTTGGCACCGCGCATCTCGGCGTTGGTTGACCGTTACGGCCAGTTCAGGGTACTGCCGTTTGCGGCCGCCAGCAGTGCACTGTCCATGCTGGCCCTGCTGGCCTGTGCCCACTGGCAGGGACCGGACTGGCTGCTGCTGATACTGGCCGCTGCTGTCGGCAGCCTGCCCAGCATGCCAGCGATGGTTCGCGCCCGCTGGACGGCAATCTACAGCGGAACGCCCCAGCTGCAGACCGCGTTTGCACTGGAGGGCGTGCTTGACGATCTGGCCTTTATCGTCGGCCCGCCGCTGTCGGTGGGCCTCAGCATGCTGCTGTTCCCCGAGGCCGGCCCGCTGGCTGCGGCGCTGTTCCTCATCATCGGCGTAGGCCTGTTTGTGGTGCAACGCCGCACCGAACCACCTGTCAGCCCGCAAGCCGACTCGGAAAAAGGCAGGACCTCGTCGATGCTGCGCCAGCCTGTGGTGCGCACGCTGGCGCTGTTCATGCTGGCGCAAGGTGTCATCGTGGGCGTGATCGATGTGGCCAGCGTGGCCTTCGCCACCGCACAGGGCCAGCCCGGCATGGCCAGTGTGGTGCTGTCCTTCTATGCACTGGGCTCCTGCGCCATGGGCTTGCTGTTTGGCACGCTGCGCCTGCAGATGCCGCTCAGCCGCCAGATCGTATGGGTCGGTGCATCGGTCGCCATTTCCGCTCTGCCCCTGCTGCTGGCCAGCAATCTGACCGCGCTGACGCTGGCCGTGCTGCTGGCAGGTATCACCTTTGGCCCGACGATTACCGTGGCCATGAGCCTGGTGGAGCAACAGGTACAAGCCAATCGCCTGACCGAGGGCATGACCTGGCTGCTGACTGGCCTGGCCAGCGGCGTGGCCCTGGGTGCAGCCGCTGCCGGCTGGCTGATCGACCACTGGGGCGCACAGCAATCGTTTGTGCTGACGCTGCTGGCGGGCGGCGCCATGTGGCTGTGGGGCGTGCAGGCCGGACGGCAAGCCGACCGGGCGTCCGCACCGGGCATGAGAGCCATCAACATGTGAATCAGCCGCTATCGCTTATTGAGCAATTGGTTCCCGATATCTTTTCAGGATTCTTTCTGCGTGGGTGCCGCAGCCGGCAGAGCCAGGCCAGGTGCCCGTGCCAGCGCAATGAAGGCCTGCAGGTAGTCGGTATGCAACTCTGACTCGCGCGCACCGAGGTAGATTTGCTTGGCGATCCCCTTGCTGCCCAGCTTCAAGGGTACGACTGCCATCTTTTCGGCATATTCGAGAGCCAGCCAGCGCGGCAGGGCCGCGACCCCACGGCCGCTGGCGACCATCTGCATCATGATGTCGGTGGTCTCTATGGTTTTATGGCGCCTGGGGGCAATGCCTTTGGGCAGCAAAAACTGGGTATAGATGTCAAGCCGGTCCACGGCCACGGGGTAGGTAATCAGCACCTCGCGGGACAGATCACCAGGCTTGACATGACCGGCCTGGGCCAGGGTGTGATTCGCCGCAACGACCAGCACCTGCTCGTAGTCAAAAACGGGCTCAAAGTGCAGACCCGGCTTGAATAACGGATCGGGCGTGACCAGCATGTCGATCTCATAGCCGAACAGCGCACCGATGCCGCCAAACTGGAACTTCTGCTTCACGTCCACATCCACATCGGGCCAGGCGGCCAGATAGGGTGAGACGATTTTCAGCAGCCACTGGTAGCAAGGGTGGCATTCCATGCCAATGCGCAAGCTGCCGCGCTCTCCCTGGGCAAATTGCTGCAAACGCGACTCGGCCAGATCCAGCTGAGGCAGCACGCGATTGGCCACTGCCAGCAGGTATTGACCCGCCTGCGTCAGGCGCAGGCTGCGCCCTTCACGCAGCCAGACATCGGTGCCGAGTTGGCCCTCCAGCTTTCTCATGCTGTGGCTCAGGGCGGACTGAGTGACGCACAGCACATCGGCCGCCGCAGTCAAAGAGCCTTGCTTTTCAACCTCTTGCACGATGGCGAGATGGATACGCTCAATCATCTGTGAACACAATTCATGGATACATGAGAAACAACCATTTTACTTCATGTATCGATTCCAAGAACATCCAGTTCGCTGACCCAAGCCACTCTGGCCATGGGCTAAAAAATCACAAGACTGGATTTCTGCATGACGACTATTCACAACCTGGGCTTTCCACGCATCGGCACAAAGCGCGAACTGAAGTTCGCGCTGGAGTCCTACTGGAGAGGCGAATCCTCGCGCGATGCGCTCAAGGCGCTGGGCGCCGAGCTGCGCCAACGCCACTGGGCCGCGCAGCAAGAACTGGACTGGGTGCCTGTGGGTGACTTCGCGTTCTACGACCAGGTACTGGACATGAGCTTTACGCTGGGCAATCTGCCCGAACGGGTGCAAGGCTTCGAAGGCGATACGCTGGACAACTACTTTCGCGTGGCCCGTGGCCGCTCGGCGATCACGACCGAATCCCGCAGTACCGGCCACACCCGCTGCTGCGCTGGCGTCGCCGCGGGCGAGATGACCAAGTGGTTTGACACCAACTACCACTACATCGTGCCCGAGTTCAGCTCGGCCACTGAATTCAAGCTTGATGCAGCGCGCCTGCTGGAACAACTGGCCGAAGCCAGGACACAAGGCATAGCAGCCAAACCCGTACTCATCGGCCCCGTCACCTATCTGGCGCTGGGCAAGGCTAAGGACGGCACCAGCAAGCTGGAGCTGCTGCAACGTCTGCTGCCCGTCTATGCCCAATTGCTGGATGCGCTGGCGACCCAAGGCGTGGAATGGGTGCAGATGGACGAGCCCATCCTGGTGACCGAGCTCGATGCCGACTGGCAACACGCGTTCAACACCGCATACCACCACCTCAAAAGCTGCAGGATCAAGCTGCTGCTGGCCACGTATTTCGGTCAGTTGGCTGAAAACAAATATCTGGCAGCGAACCTGCCCGTAGCCGGCCTGCACATCGATGCCATCAACGGACAGGATGATGTGCAACAGTTGCTGGGGCTGCTGCCCGCGCACAAGGTGCTGTCGCTGGGCGTGATCAATGGCCGCAATATCTGGAAAACCGATCTGGCTGCCGTGCTGGACTGGGTGGAGCCGCTGGCCGAACGCCTAGGCGACCGCCTCTGGATTGCGCCATCGTGCTCCTTGCTGCATGTACCCGTGGATCTGAACAGCGAACAAAAGCTGGATGCAGACATCAAATCATGGCTGGCTTATGCGCACCAAAAGCTTGATGAGCTGCGCGTGCTGGGCGAGGCTCTGCGCCATGGCCGAGACTGCGTCAAGGCCGAACTGGCGGACAACGCTGCCGCTCTGGCCACACGCCGTACATCGCCTCGCGTTCACAACCCTGCGGTGCAGGCCGCAGTCAGGCAGATCAGTGCCAAACTGGGCCAACGCCAGAGCAGCTACGAAGTACGCGCTGCCGAGCAAGCCCGACTGCTGAAGCTGCCAGCCTTCCCGACCACCACCATTGGCTCTTTTCCCCAGACGGCAGAGATCCGCCAGGCGCGCAGCGAATTCAAGGCTGGTCGCCTGGACTTCTCCCGCTACCAAGGCGCCATGCGCGCCGAGATTGAACGCTGCGTGCAAGAGCAGGAGGCTCTGGGACTGGACGTGCTGGTGCATGGCGAGGCCGAACGCAACGACATGGTCGAGTACTTTGGCGAGCAACTCGATGGCTATGCCTTCAGTCAGTTCGGCTGGGTGCAGTCCTATGGCTCACGCTGCGTCAAGCCTCCCATCCTGTTCGGCGACATCAGCCGCCCCAAGGCGATGACGACGGAATGGATCCAGTACGCCCAGTCCTTGACCCGCAAACCCATGAAAGGCATGCTGACAGGCCCGGTCACCATCCTGAACTGGTCATTCGTGCGCGATGACCAGCCACGCTCCACATCCTGCTATCAGTTGGCACTGGCTATTCGCGCAGAAGTGCTGGATCTGGAAAGAGCCGGCGTGCGCGTGATCCAGATCGACGAGGCAGCATTGCGTGAGGGCTTGCCATTGCGTCAATCACAATGGAAAGAATATCTGCACTGGGCCGTGGAAGCGTTTCGCATCAGTGCCAATGGCGTTGCCGATGCAACCCAGATTCACACCCATATGTGCTATTCGGAGTTCAACGACATCATTGCTTCGATTGCAGCCATGGACGCTGATGTGATCACCATAGAAACTTCACGCTCGGACATGGAGTTGCTGGAGGCATTCGAGCACTTCGATTACCCCAATGAGATCGGCCCGGGCGTCTATGACATCCACTCTCCCAACATTCCCACCAAGGCAAACATCGTGGAGCTCATGCAAAAAGCCGCAAAACGCATTCCCACCGAACGCCTTTGGGTCAACCCTGACTGCGGCCTCAAGACACGTCAGTGGGCTGAAGTGATTCCTGCACTGCAGCACATGGTGGAGGCTGCCAAGACATTGCGTCAGAGCGTAAAGCTGGCCGAGCCCGTCTGAACGCAAGCATCCCCCCGTCCTCTCCGACTCGCCCAAGGCATTGTCTTGGGCTTTTTCATAGCGAAAGGACATCGCCTGCAGCAGCCCGAGTTGCATAGGGTGATGCAGATGTGGCGCTGGTCTCCAAGACTCGCCGGCATATGGAGCACCTCAGCCCGCCGATACCAAGCGCACAAAGCAAAAAGCCCTGCAGACTTTCATCTGCAGGGCTTGTGCCACTAGTTTGGAGGCGCGAACCAGAGTCGAACTGGTCTAACCGGATTTGCAATCCGGGGCATAACCGCTTTGCTATCGCGCCGCTATCACAAAAATCTGGAGCGGGAAAACGGGTTCGAACCGTCGACCTATACCTTGGCAAGGTATCGCTCTACCAACTGAGCTAT
This window of the Comamonas testosteroni genome carries:
- a CDS encoding TetR/AcrR family transcriptional regulator, giving the protein MIEATRAKLISAARSAFAQHGYAQAAMDELTAQAGLTRGALYHHFGSKPGLLAAVVAQMDEEMDQRLELVLRGHADPWEGFLAYCRAYLSMAQEAEIRRIVLQDARSVLTGTDQGQQHQQCIAFIAGFLQQLIDQGVIVNASAAALARLLNGCLIEAAFWIAEEGAPPERLNEALQALDLMLQGWRAA
- a CDS encoding DUF4287 domain-containing protein, producing MTTEPKIKGPASYFPSIEKTYGQPVTHWIKILEGLHDKKHMEQVAYLKLEHGIGHGHANALVAYHRAQSGAQ
- a CDS encoding MFS transporter, giving the protein MLNAYRKLFTAPGSTGFVLAGLLARLPLSMTGIGLITMLSQQRGAYTLAGMVSACFALSIAVLAPRISALVDRYGQFRVLPFAAASSALSMLALLACAHWQGPDWLLLILAAAVGSLPSMPAMVRARWTAIYSGTPQLQTAFALEGVLDDLAFIVGPPLSVGLSMLLFPEAGPLAAALFLIIGVGLFVVQRRTEPPVSPQADSEKGRTSSMLRQPVVRTLALFMLAQGVIVGVIDVASVAFATAQGQPGMASVVLSFYALGSCAMGLLFGTLRLQMPLSRQIVWVGASVAISALPLLLASNLTALTLAVLLAGITFGPTITVAMSLVEQQVQANRLTEGMTWLLTGLASGVALGAAAAGWLIDHWGAQQSFVLTLLAGGAMWLWGVQAGRQADRASAPGMRAINM
- a CDS encoding LysR family transcriptional regulator gives rise to the protein MIERIHLAIVQEVEKQGSLTAAADVLCVTQSALSHSMRKLEGQLGTDVWLREGRSLRLTQAGQYLLAVANRVLPQLDLAESRLQQFAQGERGSLRIGMECHPCYQWLLKIVSPYLAAWPDVDVDVKQKFQFGGIGALFGYEIDMLVTPDPLFKPGLHFEPVFDYEQVLVVAANHTLAQAGHVKPGDLSREVLITYPVAVDRLDIYTQFLLPKGIAPRRHKTIETTDIMMQMVASGRGVAALPRWLALEYAEKMAVVPLKLGSKGIAKQIYLGARESELHTDYLQAFIALARAPGLALPAAAPTQKES
- the metE gene encoding 5-methyltetrahydropteroyltriglutamate--homocysteine S-methyltransferase, with product MTTIHNLGFPRIGTKRELKFALESYWRGESSRDALKALGAELRQRHWAAQQELDWVPVGDFAFYDQVLDMSFTLGNLPERVQGFEGDTLDNYFRVARGRSAITTESRSTGHTRCCAGVAAGEMTKWFDTNYHYIVPEFSSATEFKLDAARLLEQLAEARTQGIAAKPVLIGPVTYLALGKAKDGTSKLELLQRLLPVYAQLLDALATQGVEWVQMDEPILVTELDADWQHAFNTAYHHLKSCRIKLLLATYFGQLAENKYLAANLPVAGLHIDAINGQDDVQQLLGLLPAHKVLSLGVINGRNIWKTDLAAVLDWVEPLAERLGDRLWIAPSCSLLHVPVDLNSEQKLDADIKSWLAYAHQKLDELRVLGEALRHGRDCVKAELADNAAALATRRTSPRVHNPAVQAAVRQISAKLGQRQSSYEVRAAEQARLLKLPAFPTTTIGSFPQTAEIRQARSEFKAGRLDFSRYQGAMRAEIERCVQEQEALGLDVLVHGEAERNDMVEYFGEQLDGYAFSQFGWVQSYGSRCVKPPILFGDISRPKAMTTEWIQYAQSLTRKPMKGMLTGPVTILNWSFVRDDQPRSTSCYQLALAIRAEVLDLERAGVRVIQIDEAALREGLPLRQSQWKEYLHWAVEAFRISANGVADATQIHTHMCYSEFNDIIASIAAMDADVITIETSRSDMELLEAFEHFDYPNEIGPGVYDIHSPNIPTKANIVELMQKAAKRIPTERLWVNPDCGLKTRQWAEVIPALQHMVEAAKTLRQSVKLAEPV